The genomic DNA TTTGCAATACTTAATGCGAGTCCTCCCCAAATGACTACTATACCAATCACCATCATCATAATCGCTGATCCACTCATTATGAAACACCTCGATCTTTCCATTCTTTTTCAAGCTTAGCAGAATCTGAATGTATTTGTGCATTCCATTTCTTTAGACTAATGATTAGTGCAACGATAAGGAACGCTGCTGCAATTGACCAACCATATGTTACGACAAACTCCGTTGGATAGTCTCCGTAGTTCTTTTTAATATTTTGGATTGTGCCATCAATTAACATGTACCCTAACATAAGCGGGGTAATAACGAGTAAACTCACTCTCCAAAACGTCCCTAACTTTATATCAGATACGAAGTTTGCGTGGTTTTGATAAACTGGTAAACGGCGTAGAATGAGCCCTATCGTAACTACTTCCACTAATGCAATTGTGATTAATCCAAAGTTATTAGCGAAGTAATCAACAACATCTAGGAACATAAGCCCGCCACGTGTTGCAAAAACAAGAGAAACTAGTACGAGAAGCGTCCCCATAATTCCAATTGTTTTTTGGCGGCTTAGGCTGAACTTTTCAGATACAGCAGCAAAACATACTTCTGCAAGTGAAATAAGTGATGTAATTCCGGCTACTGTTAACGATAAGAAGAATAATACGCCAAATAATGGTGACATCGGTAATTCATTAATAATTTGCGGGAATACTACGAACGCAAGTCCTACACCAGCACTCGCTACTTTATCAACCGGTACTCCCATATTATTTGCCATAAATCCAAGAGCTGCAAAAACCCCAATCCCTGCTAATAATTCAAATCCTGAGTTTGCAAATCCTGTAATAAAAGCATTATTTGTTGTATCTGAGTTTTTTGGTAAATAACTAGAATACGTAATCATAATTCCAAATGCTAAAGATAAGCTAAAGAAAATTTGGCCATAAGCTGCAAGCCATACTTTCCCATCAAAAATACGACTCCAATCTGGTTTGAAGAATGCATCTAACCCTTGCATCGCACCTTCCATCGTCACTGCACGAACTACGATAATAAGGAACATAACAACTAGTAAAGGAATGAAAATGCGGTTAACGACTTCGATTCCTTTTTTAACTCCTTTGAATGCAACACCAAGCACAATAATCCAAACAAGAGCTAACGGGATTAATACTTCTGGTACAAGCCCTCCAAATTGTCCTGGCTTATCTGCAACCTGTAAATATTCTTTAAATAAAAATGATTCCGTGTCTTCCCCCCATGCACCAGTAATTGAAAAATATGTATAGGAAATAGACCAAGCAATAATTACTGCATAATATGTTGAAACGATAAACGTTACACACATTTGCCACCATCCAATAAATTCAGCACGCGGATGAATACGGAAAAATGTAAGTGGTGCTGAACCACGATGGCGATGCCCAAGAGCAAATTCAAACGCCAATAATGAAATACCTGTCGTTAATAATGCGAATAAGTACGGTAAAAAAAATGCGCCTCCTCCATTTTCATACGCTGTATAAGGAAAACGCCATATGTTTCCTAATCCAACGGCAGAGCCGACCGCTGCGAAAATAAATCCA from Bacillus basilensis includes the following:
- a CDS encoding sodium-dependent transporter, whose translation is METRQQWGTRAGFIFAAVGSAVGLGNIWRFPYTAYENGGGAFFLPYLFALLTTGISLLAFEFALGHRHRGSAPLTFFRIHPRAEFIGWWQMCVTFIVSTYYAVIIAWSISYTYFSITGAWGEDTESFLFKEYLQVADKPGQFGGLVPEVLIPLALVWIIVLGVAFKGVKKGIEVVNRIFIPLLVVMFLIIVVRAVTMEGAMQGLDAFFKPDWSRIFDGKVWLAAYGQIFFSLSLAFGIMITYSSYLPKNSDTTNNAFITGFANSGFELLAGIGVFAALGFMANNMGVPVDKVASAGVGLAFVVFPQIINELPMSPLFGVLFFLSLTVAGITSLISLAEVCFAAVSEKFSLSRQKTIGIMGTLLVLVSLVFATRGGLMFLDVVDYFANNFGLITIALVEVVTIGLILRRLPVYQNHANFVSDIKLGTFWRVSLLVITPLMLGYMLIDGTIQNIKKNYGDYPTEFVVTYGWSIAAAFLIVALIISLKKWNAQIHSDSAKLEKEWKDRGVS
- a CDS encoding methionine/alanine import family NSS transporter small subunit; translation: MSGSAIMMMVIGIVVIWGGLALSIANLFKKKA